One Hordeum vulgare subsp. vulgare chromosome 4H, MorexV3_pseudomolecules_assembly, whole genome shotgun sequence DNA window includes the following coding sequences:
- the LOC123450593 gene encoding uncharacterized protein LOC123450593, whose protein sequence is MDEPELFQSSRELLRSSRDLADVAPSLRVSHSSSKTMRAPRQSSLSGEITSTSLLHPLLIEPIAEVGVAAAPLLERRICSRPSRGTDVLLLPGASSRSTRTRRLVLVPLVASPWPEVPGADWAIADRAPRSSYRKQEEEPREREGEKGWGTSHPPAGLIKSTGPRVILSGGHFMQCVFDLLKTYSKKDAFIFTAAGRKDYLVNIRWLGHFLPKK, encoded by the exons ATGGACGAGCCCGAGCTCTTCCAAAGCTCCCGCGAGCTTCTCCGCTCCTCTAGGGACCTTGCAGACGTTGCCCCCTCCCTCCGCGTGTCCCATAGCTCCAGTAAGACGATGAGGGCACCTCGGCAGTCGAGCTTATCCGGTGAGATCAC CTCCACCTCTCTCCTGCATCCTCTCTTGATCGAACCCATCGCCGAAGTAGGCGTGGCCGCGGCTCCACTGCTCGAGCGCCGCATCTGCTCACGGCCATCGCGCGGCACCGACGTCCTGCTGCTCCCCGGCGCCAGTAGCAGGTCCACGCGGACGAGGCGACTCGTCCTCGTCCCGCTGGTGGCCTCGCCATGGCCGGAGGTGCCTGGAGCCGATTGGGCCATCGCCGACCGAGCGCCCCGCTCCTCCTATCGCAAGCAGGAAGAAGAgccacgagagagagagggagagaaaggaTGGGGCACGTCCCACCCGCCAGCTGGACTAATAAAGTCAACGGGCCCGCGCGTCATTTTAAGTGGAGGGCATTTCATGCAATGCGTTTTCGATTTACTGAAGACGTATTCTAAGAAAGACGCTTTCATTTTTACAGCCGCTGGCCGAAAGGACTATTTAGTGAACATCCGCTGGTTAGGGCATTTTTTGCCTAAAAAGTGA